The genomic DNA GCTTCCTGCACTCATGTCTGGCTACGCCATTCACCCTGACGCCGCTGTCTGTGGCTTACGGCGGCGCTTTTTAGGGCCATCATTTTTCTTCAACATCTTTTTCTGTTGTATCTCATCGCACTCTTGAAACTCAGTCCACCATGTTGCTAATTCTGGTTCTACTTCACCTGCATTTGCACGCAAGACTAAAAAATCATAGGCCGCACGAAAACGTGGATGCGCTAATAAGCGCCATGGCCGCTTGCCCCAACGCGTCTCAAAACGTGATTGCAATTGCCATATTTCTCGCATCATCACTGAAAAACGGCGTGGTATCGAAGTGTACTGTAGTTGCGTAGCAAGCAGCTGGTCTGCTGCAATCTGTATAGCTTGATATTGAGGCACTTTGTCAGACATGCGATCAAGTTCTGCTAACATCGGCCCCCATAACATGGCAGCAAATAAAAATGCAGGCGTAACAGATTTACCTTCTGCAATACGCGCATCCGTATTTGTGAGCGATGCGATGACTAAACGTTCGGCGTCGCTATCTCTATTGTGTTTAAAATAATCATCGGTTAGTGGGAACAAATAACGCAGTAAATCGTAGTCTCGTAACAACTGAAATGTCTTGACGGCAGATGCACCATGAAAAAGTTTTAATAATTCATCAAAAAGCCGCGATGAAGGAATGTCTTTCAGCATGCTGCCTAATTCTTTAATAGGCGCTTGCGTGGCTGGCTCAATGGTGAAATCTAGCTTTGCTGCAAAACGAATCGCTCTTAACATTCGCACAGGGTCTTCTTTATAGCGTTCGCTTGGCTCACCAATCATACGTAAGGTGCGCGATTCGATATCCGCCATCGCGCCAACATGATCACGTATAGAAAAATCTGCAATATCGTAATACAAGGCATTGACGGTAAAGTCACGACGCCAGGCATCTTCTTCCTCAGTACCATAGACATTGTCGCGTAAAATACGGCCATCTTCATGCTGAAGACTTTCGCCTTCTTGATGATGTGGCGCACGAAATGTCGCGACTTCGATCACCTCTCTGCCAAAATAAATATGCGCGAGACGAAAACGACGGCCGATCAGCCGGCAGTTCTTGAATACGTCTTTGACTTGTTCTGGGTGTGCGTTGGTCGAGACATCAAAGTCTTTAGGGAGCTTGCCAATCAAAAGATCGCGTACACAACCACCAACTAAATAGGCGTCGTAACCGGCACGACGCAGGCGCGATAAAACCTTTAATGCATTATCACTAATATGCTTGCGTGAAACCTGATGCTGGCTACGAGCAATAATCTCAATATTGGAAATAACTATTACCTTTTGCTTGTCAATAGTGACGATAAAAAATATATTGCCTATGATAACGTGTTTATTGTCGTCACACCCTATTCTGCTCACTCTGCAAATACTTACAAAAGAACGCCTACTTGCCAAGAGCAGCCAGACTGGGCTGAGTTAGAAGCCAAGTAACCTTCCCAGGTTACTAAAAATGTCCATCTACACGCACCAAATGTCTGTGCTCAGCACGTATCGGCACTGCAACTATTCATACTGAACAGAAATTTCGGCTATTCCATACCAAATGCGATTCATGTCACGCTTTTTATTACCGATCTTACGTATAAATCTGTTATGACGTGGCGAGTATGGGGTAGTAATGTAAATGGGTGCAGCAGCACAACGGATAGACAATAAAGTATTAAGGGGGTTTGTCCCCCTAGATGGGCTATCACCTCATAATTTTAGTGCGGTAGTATCTCGCCTACAAATAAGACAAGTTGAAAAAGGCGGTTATATCTTCAAAGAAGGTGACCGCGACCCAAACACACTTTACTTGATAGAAGGTAAGGTTGAGCTACAACAAAATGGCAGAAAAATTTCCGTCATGCGCGCAGGTAGCCATGATGCTATGCACCCATTGTCACCACAGCAACCACGCCTGAATGGCGCTTTAGCAAAAACACGTGTTACTGTCGCTTTTATCGATAAAACCTTACTCGATGCCTACGTTAGTACCCATCAAGAAAGTGCCTATGAAGTATGTGACATCAGCGCTGACCATGATAATGACTGGATGACGCGACTACTCCAGTCCGATACATTCTTGCGACTGCCACCCATGAATATCCAGCGTATGCTCACCCGCATGCAAGCAGTCCCACTCAAAGCTAACGATATTGTCCTCAACCAAGGCGATGACGGCGACGCCTATTACACCATCAAGCGCGGACGCTGCCGTGTCAGTCGTCGCGCCGATGACGGTAGTAAAAAAGTGTTAGCTGAGCTTGCTGACGGTGCTTGCTTTGGTGAAGACGCCCTGCTTTCTGAAAGCAAACGCAGCGCCACCATCACCATGTTGACTGACGGTGAGCTAATGCGTTTATCAAAAAAAGACTTCCTCGAGCTCCTTAACGACCCCTTGGTTGACACTATTGCCTACACCGAAGCCATTGAACTCATTGACCAGGGTGCCAAATGGTTAGACGCGCGCAGCAGCACCGAACACAGCTCACAACGCATCAATGACAGTATCAACATTCCTATACCAGAGCTACGTAATAAGCTGGAATTGCTTGACAAAAACACGACTTACATTACCTATTGTAATGACGGTCGTACCAGTTCCGCCGCCACTTTTGTGCTGAGACAATATGGCATCAACTCACGCGCGTTAAACAATGGCATAGCCTCCGTAGACAATTCATTAGTGACCGCTAATAGCAACACTCAGGCCAATGATGAACTCAACACTGAAGCCAAATTTAAAAATGGCACCGAGCCAAGTAGCGCTGAAATCATAGGCTTTGAAGAGCCATTAGGCGCCAAACATATCGCACAGATCAAACAACTTAGATCAGAACTCAACAAGCTGAGAGAACTATCCGCAACGCGGCTAAAACATACCAAGCTACAAGCACATGAACAAATCGAAAAACTGCAAAACGAGCTTAAGCAATCACACAGCAGTGAAAGTGAATTGCGCGACCATAATCAAGATGAAGTTAAACAGCTAAAAGCTGCACTCTATGAAGAACAAGAGAATGCTGCGTCAATAAGCACAAGCAAACTCGAAACTGAACAAACCTTAACAACACTTATCGAACAAGTTGCTAAATTAAAAGAACAGGATACGCAGCAAAAAAACGATCTGAAAGCCAATCAAGAAAAAATGATCACTTTCGAGCAGATTAAAATTGATGCGACAAATACTATTTCAGAACTACAGGCACAGTTAGAAAAAACGAGGCAAGATAAAGATCTATCAGAAAATTCGCCACAAAAACAAATACCTCAACTTGAAGAAAAACTCAGAGAGGCAATCGATACACGCAGCAATATTGAAGCACAACTATGTATCACACAAGAAACCGTCGACAAACTAACACAAAATGAAAAGCAAGCCGTCCAACAAACCAATGATCGGCAACAGGAAATTAAACATCTTAAAAACAAGCTAGAAGAGGCCATTACTGCTCAGCGCCAAACTGACCAAGAAGTATCTATCCTTCGCGGGAAGTTAGAAGGCAGTAAAGAAGCACAGAAAGGGGTTGTTAGCAAACTAAAACAGCAGCTCAAAGATACCTCAAATAAACACCAGAAAATAAGCGACGAAGGTGAATCGCTACACACACAACTTTCCGTTGCCGAGCAGCAGCTATCAGAAAAACAAAACACCATCAATAATCTAGCAGCAGATTTTGATAAAAATCAATCTATTATTGAAACACTCAGTAAAGACTACGATGCCGCACTATCAGAAAAAATGCACTTAAGTGATGAAATTGAATCACTGAAAAGTAAATTTAATGATACTAATAATAAAAGTGATACCCGCACTAAAGAACTCACTCTCAGCATTGAAGATAGTCATCGTACCAATCAATCTCTACAACAAGATAACCATGAACTAAAACTAAAACTTGAAGATGCAGCACGTGAAACCGAACGCCTGCAAGTTTCGATTAGTGGTGAGATCGATGCTGAAATAGAACGCTTACTTGCTGAAGTAAAAATTAAATCAGATGAACTCACGCAGCTGAAAAGTGCTCTCGAGAGTTCAATAAAAAATACGCAAGAAATCGAACAAAAACTGAACAATTTAGAAAATAAATTAGAAGAAAATCAAGCATATATCACTACACTAGAAGCCGATCTTAACGCCAATCAGGACGCTTGTAACTTACTTGAAGATACTATTCAAGAATTAGAAAATACGCGAAAATCATTACAAGAAAAAATAAGTAGCTACGAATCACAAATAAGCACGCTGTATGATGCGCAGGATAATAGCAACGAATTGACACAGCGTCTGGAATCACTTTCAGCAGAAAATGAAACACTGCATAGCAACCTAGCCACCACAGAGGAACAGTCAAAAACCATTAACAAGAAACTCGATACTGCAAACTTAGCGACATCCAACCTAAATGTTGATAACGACCAGTTGAGGAATAAGCTCTTTGAAACTGAAGAACAATTGGTCAGTATCAAATCAAAGCTCGGTAGTGCGCAATCAAATGCTGGCAATTCTAACGAAGAACTCTCTGAACTGAAAGAAACCATTTTTGATCTAGAAAAAGCTAAAAATATATTAGCAGAAAAATTAGCAGCACAAGCAATATTACAGCAAGAAAATTCCGCGCTACAGCAGCATATTGATGAACTTGAACAGAGCAAACAAGCATTGCTCACTGGCATCGAAGACAATGAATCCAATCAAGCAGAAATCGCACAAAAATTAAAAGAGTTTGAACAAGAAAAATCTACTCTCATAGAAAAAATTGGTAATAACGAGGAACTGATTACATCGCTACGCGATGAGCTTGAAAAAACTAATTCGACGCTTGATGATTTACATGCCAACCTTCGAACCGAACGCCTTGATCTGGAAACACAATTATACGAACAACGCTTACTTAAAGAGCAAGCTGAAGCAGTTGCCAATACCGTAAAACTAGAAATCGAAGGTGCCCGCGCAGAACTTAATGCCGCTAATCAACAACTCAATAATGCCAACAATAATGAACCCAATATCGCTGATACTGAGCAATTACAAAGGCTATCGGCAGACCTGGCTAAAGCAGTGGAGTACCGTAAACAAAGTGAAATTTCTAAACAAACATTGCAAGACGATATTGACGAAGCACGCAAAGAAGTCGCCCGACTCAAAGGCGAAAATGACGGGCACCTTGAGCTACGTATTCAACTTGAAGGACAGCTTTCTGTACTACGGCAACAACTACGTGCCGACCCAGTCGCCAACGAAATTATCGGTAACATTAAAAATCTAACCGATGGTAATAACATCGATAACATACCCGCCATCACTGACATTGGTCAAACTAGCTGGGAATCTACACCAACAAAAAATAGTAGTTACTTCATAGTCATAGCCGTATTTACCGCGCTTGCATTTGTCGGTACTGGCTCTTGGCTATTTAGAGCGCAGTTAGGGTTAGAGCACGAATGGCAAACCATTAGCCAACAACTCGGCTTGATAAAAAATACTGATGTAATGACCCAAAAAACCCTGACTGAAAAAACAAAAGCATTAACAAAAGAAAAATCAAACAGCGCCACCATCAGAAATACAACAACCTCGAATATCACAGCAGAAAATAAAACGTTACTCGCCGTAACACCAACATCGCGTGACGTCACCCCCATACCATTCCGCGTCTACCGTAATGCACTAAAAGACGGTGGCGCTAGCCCAATAATGGTAGAAATGCCAGCAGGGAATTTCACCATGGGTAGCAGTGTCACCTCTGACTTCTTTGAAGAGCGTCCACATCGCGATATTAAAGTAAGCCGCTTTGCCATCAGCAAACATGAAATTAGCTTTGCTGAATACGAAAAATTTGCTAAAGCCACTAAACATTCTACCCCCGATGATGAAGGCTGGGGACGCAACAACCAACCCGTAATCAATGTCAGTTGGCAAGATGCTGTCGACTATACCGTATGGCTATCTGAGCAGACGGGGCATAGCTATCGCCTTCCCAGTGAATCAGAATGGGAATACATGGCTCGTGCCGGTAGCCAGGCCAGCTATTGGTGGGGTAATGAGCCACGTGGTGATTATGCTAATTGTCACGATTGCACAGGCAATCTGACTGGCAAACAGACAGTCGCTGTAGAAAGCTATGATGCCAACGCCTTTGGCATTAAGAATACCGCTGGCAACGTCGCTGAATGGGTTCAGGACTGTTACCACGCTAGCTATGAAAATGCGCCTCTGGACAGCAAGGCCTGGATAAGCAATGGCAGCTGCGACAAGCGTATGGTTCGCGGTGGCTCATACCGTTCGGGCTTCAATCATCTACGCTCATCTGCTCGTGACTCCTTTGACATTACAACCCGCAGCGACTCAATCGGCTTCCGCGTTGTCAGGCAATACTAATTGTCTTAAAGGGCGCTCTTAATTCGATAACTGAGGGAAACACGCGCAATAACCGTTACATCGCCAGGGTTAAACGGCACCACTGCACTCTCCATTTTAGCGAAGCTACGCGTCGACAACTGATCCCGCTGTATATGAACAGGGCTAACTGCGGCATCATCAATAGTCAGCGCATGCACCTCCATTAATTTTACGCGGGTAGCCAAGGCCAAAGTTTGCGCGTCTTCAATTGCATTTTCCGCCGCTACACTAATTGCTTTTTGGCGATAATAGCGTGGGTCACTCAGCGAAAAACGCACTGAATTGACCCGGTTCACTCCAACTTCAACCACCTTGTTGATCAATTCACCGATCAAATCCTTTTGCTTGCTTTTAATGTGCAATGGACTGGTGACAGTAAAACCGACAATCTCTCTACGCCAGTTCACTGGCGGATTTTTCGGCCTGGCCGACCAAACTGGCTGAATACGAAATTGACCGCTACGGTATTCATCCTTGGCCAAACCCAGGGCTTGCAAGGCATCTATGACCAATTGCGTTGACTTGGCGCTCTCTGCCAAGGCGGCCATCGCTGTTTTGGCCTCACTCACTATCGACAGATCGGCCTCCACTTGATCAGCGGGCACCTTAAGCTCCGCAACACCTCGTACTGAAAGCAAAGCAATTTCACTCTCAGCATTAACTGACCCTGCCGATATAAAAACAAATACCAATATGAGCCAACGATTTACTGCCATATTTATTCCCTATCCGCTACTGATCAGATACTCTAGAATACGCTTTTACAACCGAAACGAAAATAAGCTTATGCTCCTGTCACGACAACGCATTGGTTCATCAACTCGACTGTTAACAACCGGTATGTTACACGCGTCATGAAAAAACGGCTTGGTTTTGATATCCTTTTAGGCTTTGCTCTCACACTATCATTAGTGAATATCAGCTTTTCTGCTGGAGAATCCGAACTTACGCAGCCGCAAAAAAATTTTATCGCAGCTGAAAAAGCTCTACGCGCTGGTAAGTTGGCTGAGTACGAACGCCTCCGAACAACACTTAGCAACTACCCACTCGTTCCCTACCTGGAATACACAAACTTACGCCGTAGGCTTAGCTTAGCCCCGGAAAAAGAAATCAATACCTTTGTCGAAAAGTATAGCCAAATGCATTTAGCAACACGTTTACGTGCTGCTTATCTCAAACGACTCGCCGAAAAAAAATCCTGGTCGAAATATGCTGGGAACTACCTATTCACTAGCGATATTGATGTTCTGTGTCGTTATCAAATAGCGCTTTATCACACTGGCTACCAAAATATTGCGTTAAAAAACACCGCAAAAATCTGGCTTCACCCAAAGTCGCTACCAAAAAGTTGCGACCCATTATTTGCAAAGTGGTTTGAAGCTGGCAGCCCTAACAATGAACAAGCCTGGCAACGTTTTGAACTCGCTATTAATGCCAGACAATTTCATTTAGCAAAATATTTAATGCGCTTTCTAGCAGAATCAGACCACTCGCTGGCAACATTTTGGTTACAACTACAGCGCAATCCACTTATCGTTTTACAACACAACGTCCCTATCGCCAACCATCCCTACCACAATAAAGTGCGCCTCTATGCTGCCACCCAAACAGCGCGCATTGTGCCTGATCGCTTGGATCAGGTCTGGTCGAAAATGATTGCATTACGCAATATTGATACACACCTCAGTCAAAACGCCATCAATACGATTGCATTAGTGCTGGCATACAAACACGATGCAAGAGCGGTAGATTGGTTTGCACGCCTGAAAGACTCAACCGAGCGTGATACAAAAAGCCATGAATGGCATTTGCGTAGCCTGTTAAGACGGCAAGACTGGCCTGCCATTCGAGTTATAATTGAGCAATTACCGTCTGAGCAAGTAAAGACATCACAATGGGATTATTGGTATGCACGCGCACTTGAACAAACAGGTGACATTAAGCAAAGTAATGCTCTCTATAAAAAACTAGCAAGTAAACGTAGTTATTATGGCTTTCTTTCTGCTGACCGTATCGAACAACCTTACCAATTTAATACAGAAATTCTTAACTACACTCAAACTGATATAGACAGCATTGAAGCGCTCGACGCTGTCAAACGCATCAAAGAGTTAGTTGCTCTCAAGCGTGAAACGGGTGCGCGGCGCGAATGGTATTATTTACTTCCACATCTTGACAATGAACAACTAAAGAAATTTTCTGCTTTACTTCATCAATGGGGCTGGCATGATCGCGCCATACTCACTATGGCGCGTAGCAAGCATCGTGATGATTTGGAAATACGTTTTCCATTGCTCTATCAAGGTATCGTCACTGAACAAGCAGAAAAATATCAGTTAGACCCCTCGTTAATGTTCGCCATGATTCGCCAAGAAAGCGCTTACAACGTTAAGGCGCGCTCCCCTGCTGGTGCACGCGGCCTAATGCAACTCATGCCAGGCACAGCGCGTGACGTCGCCAAATCACTAAAACTGCCCTTAAAAAATAATAATAAACTCTACAATGCTAAATTCAATGTTACTTTAGGCAGCAGTTATTTGGCTCAAATGCTTAAGCGTTTCGACAATAACAGTATATTGGCAACTGCGGCCTATAACGCAGGGCCTCACCGGGTAAAACGTTGGCTCCCGGAAAGTGTCTCATTACCAGCAGATATTTGGGTGGACACTATTCCGTTTACTGAAACACGCAACTATGTCAAAAATGTACACGCCTATATTGCTGTTTATAACTATAGGCAAGGCATAACGCCAGTAATGATTTCGCGACAAATGAAGCCAGTTGTACCCACTGTAACGACACAAAAAACAATCGCTGGCAAACTCATAGCAAGTGCTCCAGCAATATCACTTTGACGGAGCCTAAGGCGACGCGTGAACCAGTTCTAACTTACTGGCGTTAAACTGATAAATTTATCGTTGCCATCAATACATAGAAAAAATTCACCGTCAATACCCTCGTGAGTTAATAAAGGACGTAATAGCTCTGCCGGCAGATGAATCATGCGCCCGTCGCTTGCGCGCGCAACAACGGTGTCGGCATCACCTTTATAATAGGCAAGATAACGGTGTGCTGGAATTGACAGTTGTAAGCGTATGGTTTGCCCTTGCAGGATTTTCTTTGGCATAATTTTCAGTCGCACTCACTTATCCCTTCTTGCGAATTTGGTACAAAGCCTCGTCATAGCGATTTTTGATCTGTGACTTAGCCAGTCCAAGTGAAACAGAAAACAGCCAAGCCATGAGTAAAGTGAAGCACAATTTAAACAAGCCGCCCCATGAAACTATCCAGGCAACAACCATCAAGGCCAACAGCACAATAATAATCACTGGTCCATAATCGCTCCATGCGCGTACGATACGGCATAGACCCTGTATTACTTTTTCATCCCAACTGCGCTCATCATCAACACGATGAGATGTTTTACCTTCTAATTCTTCCTCAAGTTGAGTCAACTTTTCTTTCAAGTGTGCATTATCGTCTTGCAAATCATGTAATTGTGATTGCGTCTTTTCGAGTTCTTTTTTTACGGTCGCAGCAGAAATCGTTGTTTTAGATGTGCTTTTTTTCGCTGTTTTCTTTACTGGCTTACTCGTCTTTTCCGACGTTGTCGTCGTATCTGTTTTTTTCGTCATGAGTTACCATCCTGCATACTAGGAGCCTGTCGGACTTAGGATGAATCTACTGCGGAAAAGCTATTTTGGCCAGATTTTTCGATTGATTTCGTTAAATAGACTCACTATTCGCCTCAATCAATCGAAAAATCTGGCTCAAAATGACTTTCCCTCGCTACGATCACCTAAGCCCGACAGGCTTCTCAACTTATTCACATTCTACCAATCAATATATCTCGAGCCAGGCAACAATCTTTAGCTTATGTATCACGTTTTTCATCAAAAGGGTATTTGCTGGCCATCAAAGGCAACAAAAGCACCTAATTCGTAGTCGCCAATACTATTAATCACTTTACGCATACCCGCAACCGAGGTCTGCGTATCAATTAAACCACTGTGCGACGTCATGTCTGTCATGACCCATCCTGGATGCAGCGTAATCACTTGCACCCCTTGTGGTTGCAAATCGATTGCCATTGACTTCGAACATATCACTAAAGCGGCTTTTGCAGCACGATAGGCATAGCAGCCACCACTGCTGTTGTCTGCCGATGAACCCATCTTGGAACTTAAATTAGCAATGCGACCTTGAACCTTAGCCACACGTTGCAACAAACTTTGCACAACTTTTATTGGCGCGACACAATCAACATCAAATACCTGGTGCATAGTGTCTGCACTGATTCGATTCAATTGCTGATCACTGCCATAGATACCGGCATTATTAATCAGAATATCAATTCTATCAGGCAGTTGCGCAGCAGTCTCAGAAGAAAGGGGCTGTGTTACATCCCAACGCACGGTATGCAGTAACAAATTATCAATAGCTGATAAATCGCCTAAATCAGCACGATGACACGCCCAAACTTCATCGCCCGCAGCCAGGTATTGCTGCACAAATTCAAGGCCAAGACCACGATTAGCACCTGTAATAACAATGTTCATAAAAAAATCCTGAGTATTAACAGTTAGCGTGTCGGATAACCAAGAAAATAAACTTGTTCATCAATGGCATCAAGCCCACGCGCATTAAAATGCGGCTCTTGCGCAATAATATTTTTACTACCAAGAGGAGTAATCGGCACCACTTCAGCAAAATGATGGCGTACTTCATAAGGCGGAACTGAAAATGGCGGACCATCCATCTTGTCCTGGTTATAATTAAAACTGACCAGCAATGCAGACAAAGGTTCTGGCACAAGATGGTTAAGATGCTTGCAATAATCACTACGCATCCCTTTGGGCAAAGCGACCAAGGCTGCTCTGTCATAAACAGCATCAACGTGCTCCAGTAATTCGGGGATCAGATCAAAGAAATCACCACGATAAAGAGTGATATTGCCGCAGTGCCACCGCTCGAGGTGACCAAACTGCTTTATATCAGGTGTCAGTTGATTTTCGGTAAAAAATGCCTCGACTGCTTTTTCAGATAACTCGACGCCAATGACCTCAACACCTAAGCTCGCCAGCCATACCATATCCTGCGACTTGCCACATAAAGGCACAAAAACGCAGCCACCCGGCTGCACACCAAGCACGCTATAATGCTCACGCAAATTAGGATTAACCTCGTCGAGATGGAAACCAATCGCGTCGTCGACCCAACGCTGTTGCCAAAATGCTGCATCCATATCTAAAGTTTACCTTTTACTAATACATATACCTTTAATTCAATAAGAATAAAGAGAAAATTTTAACTCTTTGTGATCAATCATAAAAAAAGGATGTTAGTCTAGAGCCTGTTAACGCTCACGATTATTTATGACGTCTATGTTAAAGCTGCATCAGATCATTCTGCTAGTTTCTTTATTTTTGCCATTTCACTCAAGCCTTGCCGAATCAACCATTAGTATCGCTGGCTCCAGCACCCTGCTACCGATCATGGCTGATGCCGCCAAGGCTTATAAGGCACTGACCAAGTCAGCGACCAATATTACCGTTTCTGGAGGCGGATCGGGTACTGGCATCAACGCCGCCATTAACGGTATTGCCCATATCGGCATGATATCTCGACAACCCACCGCAGCAGAATGGAGCCAACTGTCAGAAAAATTTGAACTCATCAATATTGCTCGCGATGCCGTCGCTATCACCGTATCAAAAGCTGTTATCGAATCGGGTATTAACAGTCTTAGTATCAACCAGGTTGCTGACATTTATCGTGGCAAGATTAAAAACTGGCGACAAGTCGGTGGCTTTGATAAGAAAATACTGGTTATTGATAAAGAACCCTCACGCGGCACGCGGCATGTCTTTGCCAAGGTCGTGCTGGGCGACGCCAAGGCTCGCGCGCCGGGCGCAACGATTGTTTCTGGCTCCAACAATGAAGAACGTTCAATCATCAGTCGTAGCACTCAAGCTATTGGCATGCTATCGCATGCCTGGCTCAATGATAAGGCACGTGGCATACCACTAAAGCTCGATAGCGGTAAAATAGTTACTGCAAGCAGAGACAATGTATTCGATGGTAGCTATCCCATTCAGCGCAATCTGTCTCTGGTTGTGGCAAAAAATCGCAGTGGTGAATTGCAATCCTTTATCGAGTTTCTACAATCTCCCAGTCTCACTCCATCGATTGAGAAAAATGGCTATTTTCCGTTAAATTAAGCTATGTGGTTACGCAGCTGGATAACATTTTCCGTCCTTATCAGCCTTTTACTGTCATTACTATTCATCGGTTTTTTAGTCCACGCATCATTACCCTTTTTTATCGATTATGGCCTCTCACCCATTATTGGCAGCGAATGGTATCCCTATGAAAACCTTTACGGATTACTACCCGCACTGCTGGGCAGCGCTTGGGCAATCATCATTGCGCTAGCCATAGCGCTGCCATGCGGCCTAGCCGCTGCTATCGTCTGTGTCGAAATTCTGCCTCAGCGCTACCATGGGTTAGTTAATTTAGTGATTGATATCCTCGCTGGCATACCCTCTGTTGTCTACGGTTTACTGGGCATAGCACTGTTGCTACCGTGGTTAGAAAATAATCTGGACTTGCTTAGTGGTCATAGCCTGCTCGCAGCAGGCCTATTATTATCCATCATGATATTGCCAACGATCATCCGACTGAGCCAGGATGCACTGCGCGATATCGACAACAGCTACCATGAGGCTGCTAGCAACCTTGGGCTCGACTGGTCACAACGATTGTTTGCTGTCTTGTTACCACAAGCGTGGCCGAGCATACGCTCGGCCTCATTGCTTGCAACCGGCCGTGGCCTCGGCGAAACCATTGCGGTGATGCTGGTCGTTGGCTCTATCGATCGTATTCCCGATCCCTGGTATAACCTGCTTGCCCCGGCGCAAACCATTACCTCACGTATTGGCCGCGAAATGGGCGAGGCCAGTGTTGGCAGCAGCCATTGGTCAGCCTTAATGGCCTCTGGTTTGATTTTAACGCTATTTGTCATGTTGCTGAGTATTCTTGCTCACACACCAAAAAAAGGCGTT from Gammaproteobacteria bacterium includes the following:
- the pcnB gene encoding polynucleotide adenylyltransferase PcnB, which encodes MVTIDKQKVIVISNIEIIARSQHQVSRKHISDNALKVLSRLRRAGYDAYLVGGCVRDLLIGKLPKDFDVSTNAHPEQVKDVFKNCRLIGRRFRLAHIYFGREVIEVATFRAPHHQEGESLQHEDGRILRDNVYGTEEEDAWRRDFTVNALYYDIADFSIRDHVGAMADIESRTLRMIGEPSERYKEDPVRMLRAIRFAAKLDFTIEPATQAPIKELGSMLKDIPSSRLFDELLKLFHGASAVKTFQLLRDYDLLRYLFPLTDDYFKHNRDSDAERLVIASLTNTDARIAEGKSVTPAFLFAAMLWGPMLAELDRMSDKVPQYQAIQIAADQLLATQLQYTSIPRRFSVMMREIWQLQSRFETRWGKRPWRLLAHPRFRAAYDFLVLRANAGEVEPELATWWTEFQECDEIQQKKMLKKNDGPKKRRRKPQTAASG
- a CDS encoding SUMF1/EgtB/PvdO family nonheme iron enzyme is translated as MGAAAQRIDNKVLRGFVPLDGLSPHNFSAVVSRLQIRQVEKGGYIFKEGDRDPNTLYLIEGKVELQQNGRKISVMRAGSHDAMHPLSPQQPRLNGALAKTRVTVAFIDKTLLDAYVSTHQESAYEVCDISADHDNDWMTRLLQSDTFLRLPPMNIQRMLTRMQAVPLKANDIVLNQGDDGDAYYTIKRGRCRVSRRADDGSKKVLAELADGACFGEDALLSESKRSATITMLTDGELMRLSKKDFLELLNDPLVDTIAYTEAIELIDQGAKWLDARSSTEHSSQRINDSINIPIPELRNKLELLDKNTTYITYCNDGRTSSAATFVLRQYGINSRALNNGIASVDNSLVTANSNTQANDELNTEAKFKNGTEPSSAEIIGFEEPLGAKHIAQIKQLRSELNKLRELSATRLKHTKLQAHEQIEKLQNELKQSHSSESELRDHNQDEVKQLKAALYEEQENAASISTSKLETEQTLTTLIEQVAKLKEQDTQQKNDLKANQEKMITFEQIKIDATNTISELQAQLEKTRQDKDLSENSPQKQIPQLEEKLREAIDTRSNIEAQLCITQETVDKLTQNEKQAVQQTNDRQQEIKHLKNKLEEAITAQRQTDQEVSILRGKLEGSKEAQKGVVSKLKQQLKDTSNKHQKISDEGESLHTQLSVAEQQLSEKQNTINNLAADFDKNQSIIETLSKDYDAALSEKMHLSDEIESLKSKFNDTNNKSDTRTKELTLSIEDSHRTNQSLQQDNHELKLKLEDAARETERLQVSISGEIDAEIERLLAEVKIKSDELTQLKSALESSIKNTQEIEQKLNNLENKLEENQAYITTLEADLNANQDACNLLEDTIQELENTRKSLQEKISSYESQISTLYDAQDNSNELTQRLESLSAENETLHSNLATTEEQSKTINKKLDTANLATSNLNVDNDQLRNKLFETEEQLVSIKSKLGSAQSNAGNSNEELSELKETIFDLEKAKNILAEKLAAQAILQQENSALQQHIDELEQSKQALLTGIEDNESNQAEIAQKLKEFEQEKSTLIEKIGNNEELITSLRDELEKTNSTLDDLHANLRTERLDLETQLYEQRLLKEQAEAVANTVKLEIEGARAELNAANQQLNNANNNEPNIADTEQLQRLSADLAKAVEYRKQSEISKQTLQDDIDEARKEVARLKGENDGHLELRIQLEGQLSVLRQQLRADPVANEIIGNIKNLTDGNNIDNIPAITDIGQTSWESTPTKNSSYFIVIAVFTALAFVGTGSWLFRAQLGLEHEWQTISQQLGLIKNTDVMTQKTLTEKTKALTKEKSNSATIRNTTTSNITAENKTLLAVTPTSRDVTPIPFRVYRNALKDGGASPIMVEMPAGNFTMGSSVTSDFFEERPHRDIKVSRFAISKHEISFAEYEKFAKATKHSTPDDEGWGRNNQPVINVSWQDAVDYTVWLSEQTGHSYRLPSESEWEYMARAGSQASYWWGNEPRGDYANCHDCTGNLTGKQTVAVESYDANAFGIKNTAGNVAEWVQDCYHASYENAPLDSKAWISNGSCDKRMVRGGSYRSGFNHLRSSARDSFDITTRSDSIGFRVVRQY